CCGCGAGGCGCTCGGCCATGTCCCCGGACGGCGCCACCGGGTCGTCGTCGACCCACTCCACGGAAGCGATCAGGTACGGCGCCGACACGCAGTCGAGGTCGGTCAGCCGGAAGCGGCGCTGGGCCTGCGTCACGACGTCGAACCGGCCGTCCGGCAGGCGCTTCGCCTCGCGCAGCACCGTGCTGCAGCCGATCTCGTACAGCTGGTCCAGACCACGGACCTCGCGGGTCAGGGACGACCGCAGGGCCACGACGCCGAACTCGCGTCCTGGCACCGTGCCGCTGACGAGGTCCGCCATCAGCTGCCGGTACCGCGGTTCGAAGATGTGCAGCGGCAGCTTGGTCCCCGGGAGCAGAACGGTCTGCAACGGGAACAACGGCAGCAAGGTCGTCGTCGCGTCGCTTTCCGATTCCGGCTCGGTCACGGGTCAACCGTAAGGGGAGAACGCGCTGGGCGCAGGATGGTCACCGGCTCGGCGGCTTGAACACCGCGAACGGGTCGGTGACCTGCATGCCCTTGCCGGCGAAGGAGAACAGCGCCGCCGGGCGCCCGCCCGCGCGGCCCGGCGCGGCCGTGTGACCAGTGGGAACCAGCAGGCCGCGCCGCGAGAGCACCCGCTGCAGGTTGGTCGCCGAGACGCGGTAGCCGAGCGCCGCGGAATACAGCCCGCGCAGCGCGGAAATCGTGAACTCGTCGGGCGCGAGCGCGAACCCGAGGTTGGTGTAGGAGAGCTTGGAGCGCAGCCGGTCACGGGCGCGCAGCACAATCGCCTCGTGGTCGAACGCCGTGCGCGGCAGCTTCGCGACGTCGTGCCACTCGGTGTCCTCGGGCACCTCGGGGTCGACGTCGGAGGGGACCAGCGCGAGGAACGCCGTCGCCACCACGCGCGGGCCGGGCACCCGGTGCGGGTCGCTGAACACCGCGAGCTGCTCGACGTGCTTGAGCTGCCGCACGTCGACCTTCTCCTTGAGCTGGCGCCGGATCGACGTCTCGACGTCCTCGTCGGGCCGCAGCCGCCCGCCCGGCAGCGACCAGCGGCCGAGGTGCGGGTCGAGTGCGCGGCGCCACAGCAGGACCCGCAGTGTGTCCGAGCGCACTTGGAGGACCGCTCCCAAAACCTCGTGGGCCAGGGGGGCCTGGGTGTTAAGATGACTTCGCACGGTTTTCGATTATAAGGCGAAAACCGGAGACAGGTCCAGGAGGGCCCGATGACCACCACGTTGGTTCCGGAAGGTCTCACCCCGTTCGGCGGGGTCGAGGCGAACGCGGCCTGGGCGGAGGAGGTGCGGCGCCTGGCGAAGCAGCGCGACGCGGTCCTGCTCGCGCACAACTACCAGGTCCCGGAGATCCAGGACATCGCCGACCACACCGGCGACTCGCTCGCGCTCAGCCGCATCGCGGCGAGCAGCGACGCGTCCACCATCGTCTTCTGCGGCGTGCACTTCATGGCCGAGACCGCGAAGATCCTCGCCCCGGAGAAGACCGTCCTGATCCCGGACGCGCGGGCCGGCTGCTCGCTGGCCGACTCCATCACCGGCGCCGAGCTGCGCGCCTGGAAGGCCGAGCACCCGGGCGCGGTGGTCGTCTCCTACGTCAACACCACGGCCGAGGTGAAGGCCGAGACCGACATCTGCTGCACGTCCTCGAACGCGGTCGACGTCGTCGCCTCCATCCCCGCCGACC
This genomic window from Amycolatopsis mongoliensis contains:
- a CDS encoding LON peptidase substrate-binding domain-containing protein, which codes for MTEPESESDATTTLLPLFPLQTVLLPGTKLPLHIFEPRYRQLMADLVSGTVPGREFGVVALRSSLTREVRGLDQLYEIGCSTVLREAKRLPDGRFDVVTQAQRRFRLTDLDCVSAPYLIASVEWVDDDPVAPSGDMAERLAVVARTAHRRYCETAWRSDDWHTPDADTELAELAYQLAADCLLPLEDRQRLLEERHPLRRLRIACRLLTREAGFLDTLGAVPLPPGELTDLGKPASLN
- a CDS encoding NUDIX hydrolase, producing the protein MRSDTLRVLLWRRALDPHLGRWSLPGGRLRPDEDVETSIRRQLKEKVDVRQLKHVEQLAVFSDPHRVPGPRVVATAFLALVPSDVDPEVPEDTEWHDVAKLPRTAFDHEAIVLRARDRLRSKLSYTNLGFALAPDEFTISALRGLYSAALGYRVSATNLQRVLSRRGLLVPTGHTAAPGRAGGRPAALFSFAGKGMQVTDPFAVFKPPSR